CCCAAACCGATCGCACATCAGTTGCATGCCATAGCAAATGCCCAGGACAGGAATGTCCAGGTCGAAGATGCCAGGGTCGCACTTGGGGGCATCAGGCTCGTAAACACTGGAGGGGCCACCAGATAGGATGATCCCTTTCGGAGCCAACTCGGCGACTCGCTCGGCCGTGATGTCGTGACGAACGATCTCACAGTACACGTGCTGCTCACGAACTCGGCGAGCAATCAATTGGGCGTACTGCGAACCGAAGTCGAGAACGAGAACACGTTCCGAGTAAATGTCGGTGGCACCAGGGGAATTGACCGAGGAGGTTTCTTGCATGGTTTCCGTCCGTGGTCGTTGGGCCGAATGGACAGGGCCGGGAAATGAAAAAACCCGCCGAGGGAAGTGGCGGGAAGTGGAAACGAGCGATTATATCGCGAGTTTTCCCACCTTCCAACCGGCTGAAGTCGCCGAAAGAGGCAAGTCGCGGGAAACCTGTGCGGGATATTGGTGTCCCATGAAGTACCAACGTCTGGAGAACTACCTCGGAATGCGCAAGATCGGTCCAGCGACCTGGCGAACCTTGCGCCTCGCCAGCTTGGTTCCCCATGCATAAACGACACAGGCCAAGAATGAGAATCGCTGACGTTACTAGCCGGTACTTCACGATCCGCAGGATAAAAAATACCTCGGAGAATCGAAATCACATTCATGCGAAGGTTAGGGCCGCAGGCTACGGCTTTATGGGAACCAATCCATCCGTATGGTTCGATCGGATGGCAATCGAACGATTTGTTCGGGAACTTCGCGGACTCGATCAGACACGAGAAGGCTCGGCAACTCTCGAAACGTTGTCTCCAGGCGAATGCGAGCTAACCATCCATAATGCGGACCGTTGCGGCCATATTCAGCTCGTCGCTACGATCGTGCGATCGATTTACGAGTTTGAGAAGTACGAGTACCTTCGCTGCCGGCTTAGCTTCGAGGTCAATCCAACGACGTTTCCCCAAATCATCGAAGACTTAGCAGAAGAACTCCTCACTGGCTAACAGCCTGTTGAATTTCTCAGATCGGCTACGTAATTGAAATTGGGGCGATTGCGGCGTTGTGAATTCCTCGACATATCTCGTGGATATGCCTGCGGACTCACGCCTTGCCCTCGCCCCAATCTCAATGACTCGCTAACGAAGCAGAAAATCAACAGACTGCTAACAAACCCATTTTTACCGCAAGCCTTGATATGTTAAGTCCATGCGAGCCTCGTTTACGGGGCGTTCATTTGCCGTAAGATGAAGGAAAAACCCGAGGTGGAACCACGATGAAAATCTTATTGGCGAATGACGACGGTATTTATGCACCTGGCCTCGCCGCGATGGAGAAGGCTTTACGCAGCTTGGGAGATGTGACCGTCATCGCCCCAGCCACCGAGCAAAGTGGGGTCGGGCACTCGATTACTTTCCTTAGTCCGCTGGTCTGCAAAGAAGTCTTCGATGGCGATCGTCGACGTGGCTATGCCGTGGAAGGCAGCCCGGCCGACTGTGTGAAGCTGGGTGTTGTCGAGCTGATGTCGGAGCGACCTGACTTGATTGTTAGCGGCATCAACGGCGGGCTGAACGCGGGCATTAATGTGCTTTACTCCGGTACCGTAGGAGCGGCGATTGAAGGTGCTTTCTTCGGAATCACCAGCATCGCGGTCTCACTCGAGTGGAACGAGCATGCCCAGTTTGATCGGGCTGCCGAGATGGCTCGTCAGGTGATTCAGCAGATTCTCGAGCACAAATCGGACTCCCCCAGACTGTATAACCTGAATATTCCGACCGCTGCCACAAAGCTCCCCCCCGGCGAAGCAGAGCTGAAAGTGGTACCGATGGGCGTTGTCCGTTACGGCGAGCACTTCATCAAGCGGAAAGATCCCCGAAACCGTGACTATTACTGGGCTACCGGCGATCCGCCGCCTGCTCACGGCAAGGAAGAAACCGACCTCTCCGCACTCGAAAAAGGGTATCTGACCCTCTCGCCGCTGCACTTCGACATGACCGAGCGAGCACAAATTGACGAAATGAAGCCTTGGAATTTGCGAGTCGTTGATTAGGGTAGAAGTACCCCGATTCACTTTTCAATTCATTTTTCCGGCATTTGAGGCCGGCGTCGCAGTGCGCAGATAGGCACGAATGGACTTTCGTGTGATTGCGCCAGATCCATCGACACTGCTATGTTCGTAAGAAAAGTGACTCTGCTCGGGGTTCTTGCCCTTAGCGCCTTCGTATTCGTACCTTCCGTAGGTGAAGCTAACGACTGGACGCTCGCGCCCAGTAAGTACAGCCACAATCCGGAAACAGGTCAGCGAGTTTCGCAGTATGCCCAGCCGCAACCTGCGTTTGTCTACGAGAACCCGACCTACATGAAGTCGGGTTACCACCATCGTCGCGCCACGTTACGAAACGCGGACGGCAGCTTGGATCAATTGCACATCGTGGAAGAATGGGGACGACCAGTTCGCCCGTACGGCGAATGGGAGCGACCATTCCGTCCGTACTCTGTACCGTATCAGTTGTGGGGGCCACCTTACGGCGGTCTCGGACCGATCTATCAAAACTTCCCCTACCAAGCCCCATACCCCGTCGCGCCCTACGGCCAGGGTCAAGGTTCCAACGGACCTGGCTTTGGCAACGGACCTGGCGGCGGGCCGGGATATGGCCAGGGTCAAGGTTACGGCCAAGGTCCCGGCGGTGGGTACGGGCCATCGGGAGGCTATGGTCCGTACAACTAACTTTCTGACTCCCGCCTGACACTCGATTCAGGTGGGACAAATCAGTTCCGCTCAGCAAACCAGTCGATTGCATTCGCGGTCGCTTCGTCGTACTTGGCGAGCAACGCCTTCTTCAGCCGAGCGGCGATCTCTGGGTGTTGTTCCTTGAGGTCCTTCGTTTCGCCGATGTCCTCGGTAAGGTTGTACAGCTCGAAGTCGGTGAACTTGACGTCTTTGATCAGGGAATAGTCTCCCTTTTTATAAGCCGATCCGGGCGAAACGTTCCCTTGATCCCACAACGCAACAAGCTTCCAATCGCCATCCCGTACGGCTACCTTCGAGTCGCCGAATGCACGGTAATAGTGCCAGAACAATGGCTTCTCACGTTTGACGGTTTCGCCATCGAGCATCTTGGCCAGGCTCGTTCCGTCAAGCTTCGTTCCTGCGGGGATCTCGGCTCCGGCCAACTCGCTGAAGGTCGGCAACAAGTCGAGTGAGCAAACGGGCAAGTCCGACTCCACACCGGCTTCGATCTTGCCAGGCAGACGCGCGATCCCAGGCACGCGAATTCCTCCGTCATAAATATGCAGCTTCATGCCACGCAACGGCCCAGGCGAACCATGCGAACGCCACGCGTTCTTATAACGGTTGAGCGTTTCCGGGCCGTTATCGCTGGTGAACACCACCAAGGTGTTGTCACGCAGGTTCAACTCGTCAACTTTGGCCATCAGCTTGCCAACCGCTTGATCCATATTGGTCACGTTCGCGTAGTAGAGAGCCTCGCCTTTCTTCTCAGCGTCAGGATAAGTCTTCACTAACTCGTCCGGCGAAGCGATCGGCTCGTGCGGCTCGTGAAAGGTAACCAAAGCGAAAAATGGTTTATCATCATCGTGAACCTCGGACAACCAATGGATTGCTTCATCGGCCACGACCTGACATGAGAACCCCTGGGTTGGCCCAACCCGCTTTCCGTTACGCACGAAGTTGGTCGGGTTTTCGTGCGATGGCCCAGCATTGTTTTGGGTAGCGAACCAGTAATCAAATCCCAAGTCGTTCGGCTGTGGCTGATCGGGCGAGTTGAACTTGCCGTTACAGTGCCATTTTCCGAAGAGCCCTGTTTCGTACCCGACGGACTTCAGAAGTCTCGGCAAGGTAACTTCCTCAGCACGAACGTGCATCGGTGAGCCACCAGGAATCCAATCGTAAACCCCCACCTGAGTCGGCGTTTGTCCGGTAATCAATCCAGCACGCGAGGGAGAACAAACCGGGGCGGCACTGTAATACGAAGTAAATCGCACACCTTCATCAGCCAGCTTGTTCAAGTTAGGGGTCCGAATCGACGGATGACCATAACATTCGAGATCGCCGTAGCCGAGGTCGTCGCACATGATAACCAGGAAGTTCAAACGATCGTCCGCCTTAGTTACGGACGTAAACGCGCAGATCGCCAAGATCGCGATCGAGAGACGTAGGGTGTTCAACACGAGCAGGCTCTTTAGCAGAGAAGGGGAAGGGGGATCATGAAAGGACGTGTCCCCCTAACCTAGCCGATGCGTAAGCAGGATGCTAGTTTTCGGCCTGTTTGACGCGTTTGGCGGCCTCTTGATGGGCGAGACGCGCAGTGTCCCACATGTAGCGGCTAATGCGTTGGCTCCCCGCTTCTAGCAGTTTAGGATCGCTGGCTTGTGCCAAGTATTTGGCCGCCTTGGCATCTTCATCGTGAGCCTCGAAGTACAGTCCAACATATAGCAGCGTATAGAAACGATACCCAGCCGCTGCCTGACCGGTGAGCATCGTGTTCTGCATTTCTTCTAGCACCTTCTCCGGCGTGACCTTTCCCTCGTACAAACGGAACACTTCCATCAACCCAGGGCGTGGATCGCGTTCGATCGGAAGTAACGTTTCTTGAGCCTTCTTGAGGCCATCCGCTTTGGCAACGCAAAGATACCGAAAGGTCGAGTTCTCGACGTCCTGATCGTGATAGTTCTGGTAGTCGGCGAATTGCTCAGCGCCCTTAGCGTAGTCGCCGGCGAAGTAAAGCGAGATGCCTCGTTCCCACAAGCTTTGCTTGCGAGAAGGGTCGAGTTCAATCAAGCGATCAAAATCGCGAACCGAATCTCGATACTTACCAGCGAAGAAGTTGTCGCACCCACGCAAGTAATAAAGTTGGGGACGATCTGGCTGCAGATTGATCCATTGATCGAGCACGGCAACCGCCTGCTTGAAGTCGGAGGCGTCGCGGGCTTCAACGAGCTTTTGATTGAGTTCCGTTACCGATGGCGTGGGCTCGTCGGCAGACGCATGCCTGCCAGCCTCCATCATAAAAGTCACGCTAGATATCAGAATGAAGAGGCACTTTATCTGCGTATTCACGATGTACATCTTGAATAATCCGTTGCAAGGGCTTTCGCCGGATACGACGCTGGGCCTCTTCCAAGAGGCACCATCGATACCGGTAGTCTACCGCGCCCTCAGCATCCCAGTGCTTCCCGAGGTAATGCACGGGAAAGGCCCAGATCACACCAGGCTCTTCGTTACGGGATCGACGCAAGGTAGCGACGGGCTCTGATGCTAGCGGACGAACTCGCAGATGCCAACGCTTTTCAACGTTGCCGATGATTTGGGAATGATCATCGAAAGAGGGAACCGGGAAAGTGGGAAACGCCCAACGATTGGTTGGTTGATCGGACATCAACCAAAACTCCATCCCTAGTTCCGTTCTTCGAACGATAACCGCGCATATCCATTTTCGAGGGGGCATTCGAAGTCGACTGTCATGAATAGCTGGTGACGATCAGGCACGGCCCCTAGTTCCTGAGAGGGACCCTCCACAATGGTAGTGCACTTACAGCGTATCGGCAATGAACCCGCTGGGAAATCATCATTTCCCTAGAATTAGCCACCTTGCAGAGGGATGCTAGTCCAGCTAGTAGAGAGTTCGGACTTAACGAATGCGTAAAACAGGTCGACTTTAACTCGAGAATTGCTGCCGATATGGCCCTGTTCATGGTTCTTCGGAAACCAACTTGGTCTTTGAGTACCCAAACCATGATTCTTGATCGAGATCCGACCAGTTATCTGCCGGGATCCCCTCACAAGAACTGGACTTCGGGGGAATTCGCGGCAATTTGCCCCGTCTTAGGGAAGAATCCGCGTAAATGGGAGGTCTGAAAGTGGCACGATGGGCCAATCTTTGACCGCGCGAACTAGGTGGGACATCTCAGATTGATGCCATCATCTCAAAATAAGACGAACTGTCGGCCAAGGCCGTAATAATCTTGAATCAAAACGGAAAGATTTACGGAAACGAAAACCATGCTGGCAGAACAACTTACAAAATAATCAAACCCAAGCAAGACAGTTTTGTGAATTTCTGGCCCTTGAATTGCACTACCTCGAAGCCAAGTCGGGTTGGTCAGTTGACGGAGTGCTCTGGCCGCCTAAACAACCATGTTGGTCAAGACGATCTATTTTATCCGCCAGGGAGGAGTGAGAGGTCATGTTAGTACTGAGTCGAAAAATTGGTGATTCGATCAAGATTGGCGACAACATCGAAATCGTGATCAATCGTATTTCTGGCAATCGAGTTACCATCGGCGTCGATGCCCCCAAAGACGTCCGCATTCTTCGCGGCGAAGTTGAAGTCGAGCTAGATGACGACTCGGTGGCAGCCCTCGCTGGCCTCATGAACGTCGGTCAACTCGACTACAGCCACTCGACAACCTAATTGCAGAATCCCCGCACCGTGCGGCTTTTTACGATGCTGCTCACAACGCTAGCGGTGCCGGGGAACTGATTTCCGTATTAGAGAATGGGGATCTCTCATTCTTCGGAAATTGCACACCGCAACCATGTTGCAAGCCAATCGATAACCATCTCGTCCTGTAACAGGACCGGGTGATGCAATAGAAGTGTTCTTGAGGCCGCGTCCCGAGAATGCTGTAGTAATCCCACCTTCCGCGTTTGGCTGCTCGGCCGCTTATAGAATCCGCGGAATCCCTCGCCCAAGGGTACCTGATCACGTATCGCCAATTGTGTTAAGTGCTGCGCTCGTTGCGAGGATTCGCACAGCCACGCATGTTTGTAGAAGGCGGGATGTTCGGAGCTGCACACCACCGGGCGAAGCACTGATTCTATGTCCGTCAGCTTTTTACGAAGTAGAGACAAGCTCTTACTGCGTTTCTGGTTACGTATTTCTAGTTGCTCCAGCTGAGGAAGTATCACCGCTGCTTGCAACTCGCTGAGTGGAAACGCGTGGTTCCCTCGCTCGCAGTATATTTTTGCGCGCTGCAAGAGATCGTCGCGATCAGTTAAGATCGCCCCACCTCGCCCGGCGGTGACTAATTTACTACCTCCAAAGCTGAGAACGCCAAGCTCGCCGCTCGAACCGGCCCATTTTCCCTCCACGATCGCGCCAGTCGCCTGGCACGCATCTTCAATCACGGCAATTCCGTGAGCCGCGGCGATTTCGTTGACTTGTCGCATAGCCGCCGTCCCCCCATGAAGATGGGAAACGATGATCGCGACCGTTGATTTAGAGATGGCTGCCTCGATATTGCCGGCGTCAAGACACCAGGTATTCGGATCGATATCGGCCAACACAGGAAATAGCCCTGCATCTTGGATCGCGCGGAAGTTGCCTGGAAAATCGTAAGCTGCCAGGATCACCTCACTACCATCCTGAGCGTTGAGCGACCGTAAGGCAATTTGAACCGCGATGGTGCCGGAAGCACAAACCATTGCATGCTTCACGCCATGCATCTCTGCCAGTACTTCCTCCAGCCGTTCGACGTTCGGCCCGTGATAGCGGCCCCAGCTACCATCTTCGTAAGCGCACAGCAGCGCCTCGCGAATGGCCGGATCGTTAGCAATAGGCCACATATTCCAATTTGGATCAAAGGGGGAGGTCTTCGGTGATGAAATTGCTAGGTGCTCCTACGGGGAATCCCCTGAATATGGTGGCTTTCAGCCGATCTCGCATTGACGAGCTTTTCACGATCTTTGTATTGTCTCCCGGCTTGTCGCCTCGTGTCCAGCCTGGACGAGCCGCAACCAAGCGAACCCTAACCCCACAATGAAGTAGCTGACATACACCGAGTACAAAGTTCGCGTCACATGATCCGCTTCAACAACCGAATCATGCCTGTCATCGCTGGGGTTCCACGAATGACGCGGGCAATACTTGTGACCATGGTCGCAATCTGCTGCCTCGCCAACACTGGCTGTATGAATTCTCGGTTCGCCAGCGTTCGAAGAACGCCCACCAATCCGCTGGATGCTCCGCTGCAGTTAATGTCGTACGGCGGCCCCAAAGTCACCGATCGCACCCGTCAATCATTGCGACAACTGAGTCTCGACAAATATGCCGACGGGGACTATTCTCGCGGCTTGAGTGAGTTGGCCCAGATCATCGAAAAAGAACCGACTGCCGACGCACTTTACACCTACGCGGAACTTTCCTACATCGCTGCCACACGCGCAGATGCGTTGGGTAAGAACGCGACCGCCTTGGAACTATACGCCGGCAGCGTTTCCCATGCCTATTACTACTTGTTTGAATGCAAAGATGGTGCGCGATCCGACGGTTACGATCCGCGATTCCGCCAAGCTTGCGATATTTACAATAAGTCGCTCGAAGGTTCGTTGCGGCTGGTCAAACTGCAAGGCAAGCTGAAGCAGGGCGAGACCTATCGCATCAAGACCCCGAACCAAGTCTTTATTGTCTCGCTCGATACGGTTGGTCGTTGGAAAGACACCAAATTCCAAGACTTCCAATTCACTTCCGACTTCGAAGTGGAAGGTCTCAAGAATCAGCATCGTCAGTATGGACTTGGCGTGCCGCTGATCGCCGAGTGTAAAGATAAGCCGCCAACGGCCCCCGGTTCCGAATACTTCCCGCCCAATCTTACGTTTGCCCTAACCGCATTCCTTGAAGTCGCGCACACCGAAGATGTCGACCCAGATACGAAGAAGCACATCCATTACTGCCATATCCATTTGTACGATCCGCTAGAACAACCTGAGATCGAAGTCAAAGGGAAGAAGGTGCCGCTGGAAGCGGACATCAGTACGCCGCTGGCTTACTTGCTCGATTCCAGTTCGATGAGCCAGGTCTACATGGCAACACTCGGGATGCTAACCCCCGGGCAGCAGCAGGATCAA
The Blastopirellula marina genome window above contains:
- a CDS encoding sulfatase-like hydrolase/transferase, coding for MLNTLRLSIAILAICAFTSVTKADDRLNFLVIMCDDLGYGDLECYGHPSIRTPNLNKLADEGVRFTSYYSAAPVCSPSRAGLITGQTPTQVGVYDWIPGGSPMHVRAEEVTLPRLLKSVGYETGLFGKWHCNGKFNSPDQPQPNDLGFDYWFATQNNAGPSHENPTNFVRNGKRVGPTQGFSCQVVADEAIHWLSEVHDDDKPFFALVTFHEPHEPIASPDELVKTYPDAEKKGEALYYANVTNMDQAVGKLMAKVDELNLRDNTLVVFTSDNGPETLNRYKNAWRSHGSPGPLRGMKLHIYDGGIRVPGIARLPGKIEAGVESDLPVCSLDLLPTFSELAGAEIPAGTKLDGTSLAKMLDGETVKREKPLFWHYYRAFGDSKVAVRDGDWKLVALWDQGNVSPGSAYKKGDYSLIKDVKFTDFELYNLTEDIGETKDLKEQHPEIAARLKKALLAKYDEATANAIDWFAERN
- a CDS encoding tetratricopeptide repeat protein, producing the protein MTFMMEAGRHASADEPTPSVTELNQKLVEARDASDFKQAVAVLDQWINLQPDRPQLYYLRGCDNFFAGKYRDSVRDFDRLIELDPSRKQSLWERGISLYFAGDYAKGAEQFADYQNYHDQDVENSTFRYLCVAKADGLKKAQETLLPIERDPRPGLMEVFRLYEGKVTPEKVLEEMQNTMLTGQAAAGYRFYTLLYVGLYFEAHDEDAKAAKYLAQASDPKLLEAGSQRISRYMWDTARLAHQEAAKRVKQAEN
- the surE gene encoding 5'/3'-nucleotidase SurE, producing MKILLANDDGIYAPGLAAMEKALRSLGDVTVIAPATEQSGVGHSITFLSPLVCKEVFDGDRRRGYAVEGSPADCVKLGVVELMSERPDLIVSGINGGLNAGINVLYSGTVGAAIEGAFFGITSIAVSLEWNEHAQFDRAAEMARQVIQQILEHKSDSPRLYNLNIPTAATKLPPGEAELKVVPMGVVRYGEHFIKRKDPRNRDYYWATGDPPPAHGKEETDLSALEKGYLTLSPLHFDMTERAQIDEMKPWNLRVVD
- a CDS encoding DegT/DnrJ/EryC1/StrS family aminotransferase, with protein sequence MWPIANDPAIREALLCAYEDGSWGRYHGPNVERLEEVLAEMHGVKHAMVCASGTIAVQIALRSLNAQDGSEVILAAYDFPGNFRAIQDAGLFPVLADIDPNTWCLDAGNIEAAISKSTVAIIVSHLHGGTAAMRQVNEIAAAHGIAVIEDACQATGAIVEGKWAGSSGELGVLSFGGSKLVTAGRGGAILTDRDDLLQRAKIYCERGNHAFPLSELQAAVILPQLEQLEIRNQKRSKSLSLLRKKLTDIESVLRPVVCSSEHPAFYKHAWLCESSQRAQHLTQLAIRDQVPLGEGFRGFYKRPSSQTRKVGLLQHSRDAASRTLLLHHPVLLQDEMVIDWLATWLRCAISEE
- a CDS encoding carbon storage regulator, producing the protein MLVLSRKIGDSIKIGDNIEIVINRISGNRVTIGVDAPKDVRILRGEVEVELDDDSVAALAGLMNVGQLDYSHSTT